A region from the Flexibacter flexilis DSM 6793 genome encodes:
- the apaG gene encoding Co2+/Mg2+ efflux protein ApaG: MVTLTTKGVRVSVATEYQPEYSTPNQQHYVFTYKILIQNCGEHTIQLKRRHWRIFDANGVVREVEGEGVVGQQPVLEPNESYQYVSGCNLRSGIGKMVGTFQMERIVDGQTFDVSIPEFTMIVPYRLN, from the coding sequence ATGGTAACTCTAACCACAAAAGGTGTTCGAGTGAGTGTTGCCACCGAATATCAACCCGAATATTCAACGCCTAATCAGCAACACTATGTCTTTACCTACAAAATTCTGATTCAGAATTGTGGTGAACATACGATCCAGCTCAAACGTAGGCATTGGCGTATTTTTGATGCTAATGGCGTAGTGCGCGAGGTAGAAGGCGAAGGTGTGGTTGGTCAGCAACCTGTATTAGAGCCCAACGAATCGTATCAGTATGTTTCGGGCTGTAACTTGCGTTCGGGTATTGGCAAAATGGTTGGTACGTTTCAGATGGAGCGCATCGTGGACGGCCAAACTTTTGATGTCTCTATCCCCGAATTTACGATGATAGTACCTTATCGTCTGAACTAA
- the icd gene encoding NADP-dependent isocitrate dehydrogenase gives MNLIMSENKITIQNGVLQVPNTPVIPFIEGDGTGADIWAASVRVFDAAVEKAYNGKKKIQWKEVLAGEKSFNQTGNWLPTETLDAFREYLVGIKGPLTTPVGGGIRSLNVALRQELDLYACLRPVRWFEGVPSPVKEPNLCDMVIFRENTEDIYAGIEYMAGTPEVAKLLAFLQNEFKVNKIRFPESSSLGIKPVSKEGTERLVRSAIEYALTHKKPSVTIVHKGNIMKFTEGAFKTWGYELAEREFGDKVYTWNQYDQLAKTDKAAADKALADATKEGKLIVKDSIADAFLQQILLRPAEYSVIATLNLNGDYISDALAAIVGGIGIAPGANINYVSGHAIFEATHGTAPKYAGLDKVNPGSVILSGAMMFEYMGWQEAADLIYKGLEASIASKRVTYDFERLMSGATLLKCSEFGSEIIKNM, from the coding sequence ATTAATTTAATCATGAGCGAAAACAAAATCACGATACAAAACGGAGTGTTACAAGTTCCAAATACTCCAGTGATTCCTTTCATCGAAGGCGACGGTACGGGCGCAGATATTTGGGCTGCTTCTGTGCGTGTGTTCGACGCAGCAGTAGAAAAAGCATATAACGGCAAAAAGAAAATACAATGGAAAGAAGTGTTGGCTGGTGAAAAATCGTTCAACCAAACTGGCAACTGGCTTCCAACAGAAACCCTTGATGCTTTCCGTGAGTATTTGGTAGGTATCAAAGGCCCTCTTACTACGCCTGTGGGTGGTGGTATCCGTTCCCTGAACGTGGCATTGCGCCAAGAATTAGACCTTTACGCTTGCTTGCGTCCTGTGCGTTGGTTTGAAGGCGTGCCTTCGCCAGTGAAAGAGCCAAATCTTTGTGATATGGTAATCTTCCGCGAAAACACAGAAGATATTTACGCAGGTATCGAATATATGGCGGGAACGCCTGAAGTAGCTAAGTTGTTGGCTTTCTTGCAAAACGAATTTAAAGTAAACAAAATCCGTTTCCCTGAATCTTCTTCACTTGGCATTAAGCCAGTGTCTAAAGAAGGTACAGAGCGTTTGGTTCGTTCGGCTATCGAATACGCACTTACGCACAAAAAACCTTCGGTTACTATCGTGCACAAAGGTAACATCATGAAGTTTACGGAAGGTGCTTTCAAAACTTGGGGTTACGAGTTGGCTGAAAGAGAATTTGGCGACAAAGTTTACACTTGGAATCAGTACGACCAATTGGCCAAAACTGACAAAGCAGCAGCCGACAAAGCGTTGGCCGATGCAACGAAAGAAGGTAAACTTATCGTGAAAGATTCGATTGCAGATGCTTTCTTGCAACAAATCTTGTTGCGTCCAGCCGAATATTCGGTAATCGCAACGCTTAACCTAAACGGCGACTATATTTCTGATGCGTTGGCGGCTATCGTTGGCGGTATCGGTATCGCTCCAGGTGCAAACATCAACTACGTTTCGGGTCACGCTATTTTTGAAGCAACACACGGAACAGCTCCAAAATACGCAGGTTTGGATAAAGTAAATCCAGGTTCTGTGATTTTGTCGGGCGCGATGATGTTCGAATACATGGGCTGGCAAGAAGCTGCCGACCTTATCTACAAAGGTTTGGAAGCCTCTATCGCCTCTAAGCGTGTAACTTATGATTTCGAACGCCTAATGTCTGGCGCAACGCTACTCAAATGTTCTGAGTTCGGTTCGGAAATCATCAAAAATATGTAA
- a CDS encoding tautomerase family protein, whose protein sequence is MPILNLKVSGEASDALAQTLANDLTDLTAEFLKKKPEVTAITVAFVPENQWFVNRQTLATLGLKSFYLDIKVTESTNLKDEKEQYIAAVFERMQQRLGALHSESYVYVEEVKADSYGFGGLTQEYRYVKAKF, encoded by the coding sequence ATGCCAATTCTTAATTTGAAAGTAAGCGGCGAGGCCTCCGACGCACTCGCCCAAACACTGGCCAACGACCTGACAGACCTTACGGCTGAGTTTTTGAAAAAGAAACCCGAAGTAACAGCGATTACAGTGGCTTTTGTACCAGAAAATCAATGGTTTGTAAACCGCCAAACGCTCGCGACACTGGGACTAAAAAGTTTTTATTTGGATATAAAAGTAACCGAATCCACGAACCTCAAAGACGAAAAAGAGCAATACATCGCCGCCGTTTTTGAACGTATGCAACAACGTTTGGGCGCGTTGCATTCCGAAAGTTATGTGTATGTGGAAGAAGTAAAAGCCGATTCGTATGGCTTCGGCGGCCTCACGCAAGAGTATCGTTATGTGAAGGCTAAATTTTAG
- a CDS encoding Crp/Fnr family transcriptional regulator — protein MENQDHYKALIDYFKQITTLDENEEQLVRELFVYNSYNRKEFLLKEGEICRQFNFIIRGCMRMYLVDDKANMHILQFAAENWIMVDALSFREKNASRLYIDTLEKTELLYITPENLKLLYHKAPKFNCIIRELLERHVVALQKRLLQYMSSSGEERYLSFLKTYSQFSNRLPQTQIAAYLGITPEHLSKIRNDIAKSKKFTS, from the coding sequence ATGGAAAATCAAGACCACTATAAAGCACTTATCGACTATTTCAAACAAATCACGACTTTAGATGAAAATGAAGAACAATTGGTTCGTGAGTTATTTGTTTATAATAGCTATAACCGTAAAGAATTCTTATTGAAAGAGGGCGAAATATGCCGTCAATTTAATTTTATTATCAGAGGTTGTATGCGTATGTATTTGGTGGATGATAAAGCCAATATGCATATTTTACAATTTGCTGCCGAAAATTGGATAATGGTAGATGCGCTGAGTTTTCGTGAAAAAAACGCATCAAGGCTCTATATTGATACGCTTGAAAAAACGGAATTGCTCTACATCACACCCGAAAACCTCAAATTGCTGTACCATAAAGCTCCTAAATTTAACTGTATTATTCGGGAACTTTTGGAACGTCATGTGGTAGCTCTTCAAAAGAGATTGTTACAATACATGAGTTCATCGGGCGAGGAACGTTACTTGTCTTTTTTGAAAACCTATTCTCAATTTTCAAATAGACTCCCCCAAACGCAAATTGCCGCTTATTTGGGTATAACCCCCGAACATTTAAGCAAAATCCGAAACGATATCGCAAAATCCAAAAAATTTACTTCTTAA
- a CDS encoding NAD(P)H-dependent oxidoreductase, protein MQKVLIVSGHPNLENSHANKTVLEQTLQLIPDAEVSRLDLLYSDFKIDVKAEQEKLINADIVIWQFPFYWYALPALMKKYLDDVYVFGFAHGVGGDKLKGKTLILSFTTGAPEELYDYGKAMNYPIDDFLPSLIQVAKLCQMEMQEPIYSMGMQYIPNVYPIEALETLKAKSKSHAEKLATLVHKIYSLR, encoded by the coding sequence ATGCAAAAAGTATTAATCGTCTCAGGACACCCGAATTTAGAAAATTCGCACGCCAACAAAACCGTTTTAGAACAAACCTTACAGCTAATTCCTGATGCAGAAGTTAGCCGATTGGATTTGCTTTATTCCGATTTTAAAATTGATGTAAAAGCAGAACAAGAAAAGCTCATCAATGCGGATATTGTCATTTGGCAATTTCCTTTCTATTGGTATGCCTTACCTGCGCTAATGAAAAAATATTTGGATGATGTTTATGTTTTCGGATTTGCTCACGGCGTTGGTGGCGACAAATTGAAAGGCAAAACGCTAATCCTATCATTTACGACAGGAGCACCAGAAGAGTTGTATGATTATGGGAAGGCCATGAATTACCCAATTGATGATTTTTTACCTTCTCTTATTCAGGTTGCCAAGCTTTGTCAGATGGAAATGCAAGAACCCATTTACTCGATGGGAATGCAATATATTCCTAATGTTTATCCCATTGAAGCATTGGAAACGCTTAAAGCAAAATCCAAATCCCATGCAGAGAAATTAGCAACTCTTGTGCACAAAATCTATTCCTTAAGATAG
- a CDS encoding muconolactone Delta-isomerase family protein: protein MKRIILNIRCELDKVPNIDVLLPQEFARGEELKQEGIMEHLFVTEGRMGAVLVFKDVDEAKAKEIAATFPLFKYFDTQYITVEKYY, encoded by the coding sequence ATGAAAAGAATTATTTTAAACATTCGTTGCGAACTTGATAAAGTTCCGAACATTGACGTGTTACTTCCACAAGAATTTGCAAGAGGTGAAGAGTTGAAGCAAGAAGGAATAATGGAGCATCTGTTTGTAACAGAAGGAAGAATGGGTGCTGTGCTTGTTTTCAAAGATGTAGATGAAGCGAAAGCAAAAGAAATCGCCGCTACATTTCCTCTCTTTAAATATTTTGATACTCAATATATCACAGTAGAGAAATATTATTAA
- a CDS encoding aldo/keto reductase has product MTKIPKIALGTWSWGAGFAGSDQVFGNNLSVEELQPVFKTAIESGLNLWDTALVYGMGSSEKALGEFVKQYPREELILSTKFTPQLAKEVENPIEEMLNSSLDNLGTDFVDFYWIHNPVGAPNWVAGMIPLLKSGKIKQIGVSNHNLAQIKEANDILATEGFKISAVQNHYSLLYRFSEDTGILDYCNENGIIFFSYMVLEQGALSGNYNTQNPLPENSDRGKIYNKILPQLEELMNAIREIGDSKNASVAQIVMAWAIAKNTLPIIGVTKIKQVEDAVKATTILLSQEEMERIEILAAQANVDTKASWEKLMS; this is encoded by the coding sequence ATGACAAAAATACCTAAAATAGCATTAGGAACGTGGTCTTGGGGTGCAGGATTTGCAGGAAGTGACCAAGTTTTTGGAAATAATTTAAGTGTTGAAGAATTACAGCCAGTATTCAAGACCGCCATCGAATCAGGATTAAATCTTTGGGACACCGCCTTAGTGTACGGAATGGGTTCTTCTGAAAAAGCATTGGGCGAATTTGTGAAACAATACCCTCGTGAAGAATTGATTTTATCCACCAAATTCACGCCTCAGTTGGCAAAAGAAGTAGAAAATCCAATTGAAGAAATGCTTAATAGTAGTCTGGATAATCTCGGTACTGATTTTGTCGATTTCTATTGGATTCATAATCCCGTAGGAGCTCCTAACTGGGTTGCGGGGATGATACCTTTATTGAAAAGCGGAAAAATAAAACAAATAGGTGTTTCTAATCATAATCTGGCGCAGATTAAAGAAGCGAATGACATTTTAGCAACAGAAGGTTTTAAAATTTCTGCCGTCCAAAACCATTATAGTTTATTATATCGTTTTTCTGAAGATACTGGTATTTTAGATTATTGTAACGAAAATGGTATAATATTTTTCTCTTATATGGTATTGGAACAAGGGGCATTGTCAGGAAATTACAACACCCAAAATCCATTACCTGAAAACAGTGATAGAGGTAAAATCTATAATAAAATTCTTCCACAGTTAGAAGAATTAATGAATGCCATACGCGAAATTGGTGATAGTAAAAACGCATCGGTTGCGCAAATTGTGATGGCTTGGGCTATTGCCAAAAATACCTTACCAATTATCGGCGTTACTAAAATCAAACAAGTAGAGGACGCGGTTAAAGCAACCACTATTCTATTGTCTCAGGAAGAAATGGAACGAATTGAAATTTTGGCTGCGCAAGCTAACGTGGATACCAAAGCCTCTTGGGAAAAATTAATGAGTTAG
- a CDS encoding outer membrane beta-barrel protein, with amino-acid sequence MKKNISLIVVLFLTIFSAANAQIAAGTKAVSAGFGLWGQRYQHSETKYRNTELNGSISGSYFILENLSVGLGFDIGRTRNYQKSASVFLGESEYETIQSNYTVNIFSRYYHPIWDNKLFVLGQANAGMGRLKSDNSYSNSGITDTNKGNLDTYSAGVNLGLAYFITPKFSIETSVLHFKYTNYKYQDRPDLGNYTSRDYDYGLIGNLNLSAQFYF; translated from the coding sequence ATGAAAAAAAATATATCTTTAATCGTCGTATTGTTTTTAACTATTTTTAGTGCAGCCAATGCCCAAATAGCCGCAGGCACAAAAGCAGTAAGCGCAGGTTTCGGTTTGTGGGGACAAAGGTATCAGCACTCGGAAACCAAATACAGAAATACAGAACTGAATGGCTCAATATCTGGCAGTTATTTCATCTTAGAGAATTTGTCAGTAGGTTTAGGATTCGATATTGGCCGTACCAGAAATTATCAAAAATCAGCAAGCGTTTTTTTAGGTGAAAGCGAATACGAAACAATCCAAAGTAACTATACGGTAAATATATTTTCGCGATATTATCATCCTATTTGGGATAATAAATTATTCGTTTTGGGGCAAGCAAACGCGGGGATGGGTCGTTTAAAATCGGATAATTCTTATAGCAATAGTGGGATAACAGATACAAATAAAGGCAACTTAGATACTTATTCGGCTGGCGTAAATTTGGGGTTAGCCTATTTTATAACACCAAAATTTAGCATTGAAACCTCCGTATTGCATTTCAAATACACGAATTATAAATACCAAGACAGACCAGATTTGGGCAATTATACATCACGTGATTACGATTATGGCCTCATCGGCAACCTGAACCTATCGGCGCAGTTTTATTTTTAG
- a CDS encoding GNAT family N-acetyltransferase has protein sequence MQIIETSPTDAQAAPLLEALSQILYTKVGSSGQASFRDWQESDPSHVFVVLFNENEAVGCGAIRPIMSQVAELKRMYAKHSRKGIGEAILRYLEAKAQALGYTQIWLETRKINTQACRFYERNNYAVIENYGQYVGNNNAVCFGKRIDDLVSEKEL, from the coding sequence ATGCAAATCATAGAAACAAGCCCAACAGACGCGCAAGCAGCTCCATTATTAGAGGCACTTTCTCAAATTTTATATACAAAAGTAGGGAGCAGTGGCCAAGCCTCTTTTCGCGATTGGCAGGAGAGCGACCCCAGCCATGTATTTGTTGTATTGTTTAATGAAAATGAAGCCGTAGGTTGCGGTGCGATTCGGCCTATTATGTCGCAAGTGGCGGAGCTAAAACGAATGTATGCCAAACATAGCAGGAAAGGGATTGGCGAGGCCATACTCCGTTATTTGGAAGCAAAAGCTCAGGCACTTGGCTACACCCAAATTTGGTTGGAAACCCGCAAAATAAACACCCAAGCGTGCCGTTTTTATGAAAGAAATAATTACGCAGTAATTGAAAATTATGGACAATATGTCGGCAATAACAATGCTGTTTGCTTTGGGAAAAGAATAGACGATTTGGTATCTGAAAAAGAATTATAA
- a CDS encoding Glu/Leu/Phe/Val family dehydrogenase: MASYIEPAPIKDKENPFESMMSRFDLAAQILGLDDATYNVLKTPMKQVIVSLPITMDDGAVKVFEGYRVIHSNILGPAKGGIRFDMDVNINEVKALAAWMTWKCAVVDIPYGGAKGGVTCNPRAMSAGEIERLMRAYTTAMLDIFGPDKDIPAPDMGTGPREMAWLMDEFSKAHGTTINAVVTGKPLVLGGSLGRVEATGRGVMVSAFAAMEKMKINPYGATCAVQGFGNVGSISAKLLHERGVKVVAISDISGAYYNENGIDITAALAYRDLNKGTLEGFKDAEKISNEDLLTLEVDVLVPAAKEDVITVENAPRIRAKLIVEGANGPTSAKADAILRDKGIMAVPDILANAGGVTVSYFEWVQNRLGYKWGLDRVNRRCDRIMKDAFEKVYTTAEKHNQSMRIGAYIVSIDKVAQTYQLRGRF, translated from the coding sequence ATGGCTAGTTATATAGAACCTGCTCCGATAAAGGACAAGGAAAATCCGTTTGAGTCTATGATGTCCCGCTTCGATTTGGCTGCCCAAATCTTAGGCTTAGACGATGCGACTTATAACGTACTAAAAACCCCAATGAAACAAGTAATCGTTTCGTTGCCAATCACTATGGACGACGGAGCGGTAAAAGTATTTGAAGGCTATCGCGTAATTCACTCCAACATTTTAGGCCCAGCCAAAGGCGGTATCCGCTTCGACATGGACGTAAACATCAACGAAGTAAAAGCCCTTGCCGCTTGGATGACTTGGAAGTGTGCCGTAGTAGATATTCCTTACGGTGGTGCTAAAGGTGGCGTAACTTGCAACCCACGTGCTATGTCCGCTGGCGAAATCGAGCGTTTGATGCGTGCTTACACAACGGCCATGCTTGATATTTTTGGCCCAGATAAAGATATTCCTGCCCCAGATATGGGTACAGGTCCTCGCGAAATGGCGTGGTTGATGGATGAGTTCTCGAAAGCGCACGGCACGACCATCAATGCGGTAGTAACAGGTAAACCGTTGGTTTTGGGTGGCTCTTTGGGTCGTGTGGAAGCCACAGGACGCGGCGTAATGGTTTCGGCTTTTGCGGCAATGGAAAAAATGAAAATCAATCCTTACGGAGCTACTTGCGCCGTACAAGGCTTTGGTAACGTTGGTTCTATTTCGGCGAAATTATTACACGAAAGAGGCGTAAAAGTAGTGGCTATCAGCGATATTTCGGGAGCTTACTACAACGAAAACGGTATTGACATCACGGCGGCTTTGGCTTACCGCGACCTTAACAAAGGCACGTTGGAAGGCTTCAAAGATGCAGAGAAAATCTCTAACGAAGATTTGCTTACACTTGAAGTTGATGTGTTGGTACCAGCAGCGAAAGAAGACGTAATTACAGTGGAAAATGCGCCACGTATTCGCGCCAAACTTATCGTAGAAGGTGCAAACGGCCCAACTTCAGCGAAAGCCGATGCCATCTTGCGCGACAAAGGTATCATGGCTGTGCCTGATATTTTGGCGAACGCTGGCGGTGTAACGGTATCGTATTTTGAATGGGTACAAAACCGTTTGGGCTACAAATGGGGGCTTGACCGCGTAAACCGCCGTTGCGACCGTATCATGAAAGATGCTTTCGAAAAAGTTTATACTACCGCCGAAAAACATAATCAATCTATGCGTATCGGTGCGTATATCGTATCTATCGATAAAGTAGCGCAAACATACCAATTGCGCGGACGCTTCTAA
- a CDS encoding T9SS type A sorting domain-containing protein, protein MKKVLQLLLAVIFATMSVAQAQSYSSVADGNWATTATWGTTAPASGHNYGAININNNITYTGNYTEQGSGSLNVNAGKVLTINGSFSVTQGATVYVYGNLVVNGDVTLSSNLVIMPGGSLTVNGNITVNNSNNLVVGTNTAAPPYADLIVNGNMTLAGSGDVSFNQNARAAIFGSVNSPSSSGGTIFNVNNGAQVYVHSNINFAGGGSSIQNNNTTSPYGLYVNGTVTNSGGGAGTTTNLEDKDYMQTHNPTFSDWLSNIANSPLPVTLASFTAKTSERNTVVVSWKTLSEINNHSFQLFRSEDAKTWTVVTEIAGAGNSKKAVNYSYTDAQAQAVNYYKLAQIDFDGTRTYSPVIVANAARPSVSVFPSTALNELNIQTSEAAIQSVMIYDLSGKLMFEQTNAEATSQVRVGVQNLPKGIYVIQFPATEIAAQRFIKQ, encoded by the coding sequence ATGAAAAAAGTCCTACAACTCTTACTCGCAGTGATATTTGCCACTATGTCTGTTGCACAAGCGCAGAGTTATTCGTCGGTGGCTGATGGCAACTGGGCAACTACGGCTACATGGGGTACAACAGCTCCTGCCAGTGGTCATAATTATGGGGCAATTAACATTAATAACAACATCACGTACACAGGAAACTATACGGAGCAAGGTTCTGGTAGTCTTAATGTGAATGCAGGAAAAGTACTTACCATCAACGGAAGCTTTTCTGTAACGCAAGGAGCCACAGTGTATGTGTATGGCAACTTGGTGGTGAATGGAGATGTTACCCTCTCGTCTAATCTAGTAATTATGCCAGGGGGAAGCCTAACCGTAAATGGCAATATTACGGTCAATAACTCAAACAACTTGGTCGTGGGAACGAATACAGCTGCACCGCCTTATGCAGACCTTATCGTAAACGGTAATATGACTTTGGCTGGTAGTGGAGATGTTTCTTTCAATCAAAATGCACGTGCTGCTATTTTTGGTAGTGTTAATTCTCCGTCTTCGAGTGGTGGTACTATTTTTAATGTGAATAATGGAGCTCAAGTGTATGTACATAGTAATATTAATTTTGCTGGTGGTGGTTCATCTATCCAAAATAATAATACAACAAGTCCGTACGGTTTGTATGTAAACGGAACGGTAACTAATTCAGGTGGTGGTGCTGGCACAACTACCAATCTTGAGGACAAAGATTATATGCAAACTCACAATCCTACATTTTCGGATTGGTTGAGCAATATTGCAAACTCGCCTTTGCCTGTTACTTTAGCTAGCTTTACGGCTAAAACTTCAGAACGCAATACGGTAGTTGTTTCTTGGAAAACGCTTTCTGAAATCAATAATCATTCATTCCAGCTTTTCCGTAGCGAAGATGCGAAAACATGGACTGTTGTTACAGAAATAGCAGGCGCGGGCAATTCTAAAAAAGCGGTAAATTATAGCTATACAGACGCGCAAGCGCAAGCGGTAAACTACTACAAATTAGCACAAATCGACTTTGATGGCACGCGGACCTATTCACCAGTAATCGTGGCGAATGCTGCACGTCCAAGCGTTTCGGTTTTCCCAAGTACGGCACTAAACGAACTTAATATTCAAACATCTGAGGCCGCTATTCAATCGGTAATGATCTATGACCTTAGCGGCAAACTAATGTTCGAACAAACAAATGCAGAAGCTACAAGCCAAGTACGTGTAGGAGTTCAAAATCTGCCTAAAGGCATATATGTAATACAATTCCCTGCAACGGAAATAGCGGCACAACGCTTTATCAAACAATAA
- a CDS encoding T9SS type A sorting domain-containing protein, whose translation MKKLLLLLFVFVSSFISTYAQDYNSKADGNWSSTATWNRVSGWGAAVPASGHGSGTINVNHNITYTGNYEEGATLNVAAGKTLTINGNLTSSGGAKIYVYGNLVVTGDLTLSADLYVMPGGSVTVNGNATVNNANNLIVGTNATPPPYADFVLKGNLYLNNSGDVQFKQNARAGIFGNVISPASSGGTIFKVDDGAQVYVHKDMTFAGGGSQITNSNNTNPFGLYVNGTINNIGGGASTTANVADKDYMDTHNSTFANWLNSIPNSPLPVTLASFTAKNSERNTVVVSWKTLSEVNNKSFVLYRSEDAKTWTVVTEIAGAGNSKKAVNYSYTDAQAQVVNYYKLAQIDFDGTLTYSPVIVANAARPSVSVFPSMATTELTIQTSEAAIQSVMIYDLNGKLVYEQANTEASSQVRVGVQNLPKGIYIIQFPATEIAAQRFIKQ comes from the coding sequence ATGAAAAAATTACTACTACTTTTATTTGTATTTGTTTCTTCATTTATTTCTACTTACGCACAAGACTATAATTCAAAGGCTGATGGCAATTGGAGTAGTACTGCAACTTGGAATCGGGTTTCTGGTTGGGGAGCCGCAGTTCCTGCATCTGGGCATGGCTCGGGAACCATTAATGTGAATCACAACATTACTTATACAGGTAATTATGAAGAGGGTGCTACTTTAAATGTTGCTGCAGGAAAAACACTGACTATCAATGGAAATTTAACTTCGTCTGGTGGTGCAAAAATATATGTGTATGGCAATCTGGTGGTTACTGGCGATTTGACATTATCCGCAGATTTGTATGTGATGCCAGGCGGCAGTGTTACTGTTAACGGAAATGCAACAGTTAATAATGCCAACAACCTTATTGTAGGGACTAACGCTACACCGCCTCCTTATGCTGATTTTGTGTTGAAAGGAAATCTATACTTAAATAATAGTGGTGATGTTCAGTTTAAACAAAATGCGCGTGCAGGAATATTTGGAAATGTAATTTCACCTGCTTCTAGTGGCGGTACTATTTTTAAGGTAGATGATGGTGCACAAGTTTATGTGCATAAGGATATGACCTTTGCAGGAGGTGGCAGTCAAATTACGAATAGTAATAATACAAATCCTTTCGGCTTATATGTAAATGGTACAATAAATAATATTGGTGGTGGAGCTTCTACGACGGCTAATGTAGCCGACAAGGATTACATGGATACTCATAATTCTACATTTGCTAATTGGCTCAACTCTATTCCTAACTCGCCTTTGCCTGTTACTTTAGCTAGCTTTACGGCTAAAAATTCAGAACGCAATACGGTAGTTGTTTCTTGGAAAACGCTTTCTGAAGTCAATAATAAATCGTTTGTATTGTATCGTAGCGAAGATGCGAAAACATGGACTGTTGTTACAGAAATAGCAGGCGCGGGCAATTCTAAAAAAGCGGTAAATTATAGCTATACAGACGCGCAAGCGCAAGTGGTAAACTACTACAAATTAGCACAAATCGACTTTGATGGCACGCTGACCTATTCTCCAGTAATCGTGGCGAATGCTGCACGTCCAAGTGTTTCGGTTTTCCCAAGCATGGCAACGACAGAACTGACTATCCAGACTTCAGAGGCAGCGATCCAATCAGTAATGATATACGACCTGAACGGCAAGCTTGTGTACGAGCAAGCCAATACAGAAGCGTCCAGCCAAGTACGTGTAGGAGTTCAAAATCTGCCTAAAGGCATATATATAATACAATTCCCTGCAACGGAAATAGCGGCACAACGCTTTATCAAACAATAA
- a CDS encoding DUF4296 domain-containing protein encodes MKKTIHIIISLYALTYLSACQKKTNVLDVPADVLPPAKMVSVQIRLHLAEAKAMQSRIGADTADALYLHYQKEVLAQQQIDTATYKRSFRFYSQHPAEFDKIYAQVIDSLGLRESTNRWE; translated from the coding sequence ATGAAAAAAACAATCCACATTATTATAAGCCTATACGCTTTAACCTATCTAAGTGCGTGCCAGAAAAAAACGAATGTACTTGATGTGCCTGCCGACGTGCTTCCGCCTGCCAAAATGGTGAGTGTGCAGATCCGTTTGCATTTGGCCGAAGCCAAAGCAATGCAATCGCGTATCGGGGCAGATACCGCCGACGCGCTTTATTTGCATTATCAAAAAGAAGTACTAGCCCAACAACAAATAGATACAGCCACTTATAAGCGTAGCTTTCGATTTTATAGCCAGCACCCCGCCGAATTTGACAAAATTTATGCGCAGGTAATCGACAGTTTGGGTCTTCGCGAAAGTACAAACCGCTGGGAATAA